One window from the genome of Deinococcus sp. NW-56 encodes:
- a CDS encoding adenylate kinase yields the protein MTQSGNKVVIFLGPPGAGKGTQAERLAREEGLTKISTGDILRDHVARGTELGQQVKPILDAGALVPDDILIALIRDYLRGMNAVRVIFDGFPRTRAQAEALDRLLEDLGAPVTAVPLLEVPDELLIERIVERGRQAAARGEPVRSDDTEEVARRRQQVYREQTQPLIDYYETRGHLRSVDGVGTMDEVYGRIAAVLH from the coding sequence ATGACACAATCCGGAAACAAGGTCGTGATCTTTCTTGGCCCCCCCGGCGCCGGAAAGGGCACCCAGGCCGAGCGCCTGGCCCGGGAAGAGGGCCTGACCAAGATCAGCACAGGGGACATCCTGCGTGACCACGTCGCGCGCGGCACGGAGTTGGGCCAGCAGGTCAAGCCGATTCTCGATGCGGGCGCCTTGGTGCCCGACGACATCCTGATCGCCTTGATCCGGGACTACTTGAGGGGGATGAATGCGGTGCGGGTGATCTTCGACGGCTTTCCGCGCACCCGTGCCCAGGCCGAGGCCCTCGACCGGCTGCTGGAGGACCTCGGCGCCCCCGTCACCGCCGTTCCGCTGCTCGAAGTCCCCGACGAGTTGCTGATCGAACGCATCGTGGAGCGGGGACGGCAGGCCGCCGCACGGGGCGAACCCGTACGCAGCGACGACACCGAGGAGGTCGCCCGGAGGCGCCAGCAGGTTTACCGCGAGCAGACCCAGCCGCTGATCGACTACTACGAAACGCGCGGGCACCTGCGCTCCGTGGACGGCGTGGGGACCATGGACGAGGTTTACGGGCGGATCGCGGCCGTGCTCCACTAA
- the rplF gene encoding 50S ribosomal protein L6 yields MSRIGKQPIAVPSGVTVSAEGGLFRAKGPKGELAVPYNPALTIATEGDQLLVTRPSDRQEHRALHGLTRTLVANAVKGVSDGFTINLELRGVGYRAKLTGKNLEMTIGYSHPVVIEPPAGVTFTVPEPTRIDVSGIDKQLVGQVAANVRKVRKPDAYHGKGVRFVGEQIALKAGKAGATGGKGKK; encoded by the coding sequence ATGTCCCGTATTGGTAAACAACCCATCGCCGTGCCCAGCGGCGTGACCGTGAGCGCCGAGGGCGGACTGTTCCGCGCCAAAGGCCCCAAGGGCGAACTCGCCGTGCCCTACAACCCCGCCCTGACCATCGCGACCGAAGGCGATCAGCTTCTCGTGACGCGGCCCAGCGACCGCCAGGAGCACCGCGCCCTGCACGGCCTGACCCGCACGCTGGTCGCCAACGCCGTCAAGGGCGTGTCGGACGGCTTCACCATCAACCTCGAACTGCGCGGCGTCGGTTACCGCGCCAAGCTCACGGGCAAGAACCTCGAGATGACCATCGGTTACAGCCACCCGGTCGTGATCGAGCCGCCCGCAGGCGTGACCTTCACGGTGCCCGAGCCCACCCGCATCGACGTGTCGGGCATCGACAAGCAGCTCGTGGGGCAGGTTGCCGCCAACGTGCGCAAGGTGCGCAAGCCTGATGCCTACCACGGCAAGGGTGTGCGTTTCGTGGGCGAGCAGATCGCCCTCAAGGCTGGTAAAGCCGGGGCCACCGGCGGGAAAGGGAAGAAGTAA
- the rpmD gene encoding 50S ribosomal protein L30, translating to MKVTLRRSVIGRPENQVQTVKALGLRKIGDTRELVDTPAVRGMIKTVQHLVEVEA from the coding sequence GTGAAGGTGACCCTGCGCCGCAGCGTGATCGGCCGTCCCGAGAATCAGGTGCAGACCGTCAAGGCGCTGGGCCTGCGCAAGATCGGCGACACCCGTGAACTGGTGGACACCCCCGCCGTGCGCGGCATGATCAAGACCGTTCAACATCTGGTGGAGGTGGAAGCGTGA
- the secY gene encoding preprotein translocase subunit SecY — protein MLRAFRDAFRIPDLRRKIVFTLLLLAVFRFGSTIPTPGVNAAALAEATSGGLFGLISLISGGNLSQFSIFALGVLPYITASIVIQLLTTTVPSLEKLSKEGEEGRKKINQYTRYAAVALGTFQALFFSLYITSNPQFIAVGWDPGLFTILVMVLTQVAGIAFTLWIGERITEVGVGNGISLIITAGIIANYPREIAATGELFRTEQVSLLQILAFAAVILVTIAGIVYVYQGERRVPVTYARARGGAPGGAARNLGGQATWLPIKVNQAGVIPVIFASAMLILPNLIGSATAERAPEVNAFIQTYLTFGSPWYILLEAALIFGFTYLYNSVQFDPKRISEQLREAGGFIPGVRPGTATAEYLGGISSRLSLWGAIFLVVLTVFPQIVQRATGITTFQFSGTGLLIIVGVALETLKQLEAQLTVRRYDGFISKGRIRGRLN, from the coding sequence ATGCTGCGCGCCTTCCGCGACGCGTTCCGGATTCCGGACCTGCGGCGGAAGATTGTCTTCACCCTGCTGCTGCTTGCCGTCTTCCGTTTCGGAAGTACCATTCCGACGCCGGGCGTCAATGCAGCCGCTCTCGCGGAGGCCACCTCGGGTGGCCTTTTCGGGTTGATCAGCCTGATCTCGGGCGGCAATCTTTCGCAGTTCTCGATCTTCGCGCTGGGGGTGCTGCCGTACATCACGGCCAGCATCGTGATTCAGCTGCTGACGACCACCGTCCCCTCGCTGGAAAAACTCAGCAAGGAGGGCGAGGAGGGCCGCAAGAAGATCAACCAGTACACCCGCTACGCGGCGGTCGCGCTGGGGACCTTTCAGGCCCTGTTCTTCTCGCTGTACATCACCAGCAACCCGCAGTTCATCGCGGTGGGCTGGGACCCCGGCCTCTTCACCATCCTGGTGATGGTACTGACCCAGGTGGCGGGCATCGCCTTTACCCTCTGGATCGGCGAGCGCATCACCGAGGTGGGGGTCGGCAACGGCATCAGCCTGATCATCACGGCGGGGATCATCGCCAACTATCCGCGTGAGATCGCGGCGACGGGCGAGCTGTTCCGCACCGAGCAGGTGTCGCTGCTGCAGATCCTGGCCTTCGCGGCCGTGATTCTGGTGACCATCGCGGGCATCGTGTACGTGTACCAGGGCGAGCGCCGGGTGCCCGTCACCTACGCCCGCGCCCGTGGGGGAGCGCCCGGCGGGGCGGCCCGTAACCTGGGCGGGCAGGCCACCTGGCTCCCGATCAAGGTGAACCAGGCGGGCGTGATTCCGGTGATTTTCGCCTCGGCGATGCTGATCCTCCCCAACCTGATCGGCAGCGCCACCGCCGAGCGGGCGCCCGAGGTCAACGCGTTTATCCAGACGTACCTGACCTTCGGCAGCCCCTGGTACATCCTGCTGGAAGCGGCGCTGATCTTCGGGTTCACGTACCTGTACAACAGCGTGCAGTTCGACCCCAAGCGCATCAGCGAGCAATTGCGCGAGGCGGGCGGCTTCATTCCCGGCGTGCGGCCGGGCACGGCGACCGCCGAGTACCTGGGCGGCATCAGCAGCCGCCTGAGCCTGTGGGGCGCGATCTTCCTGGTCGTGCTGACGGTCTTTCCCCAGATCGTGCAGCGGGCGACGGGCATCACCACCTTCCAGTTCAGCGGCACCGGCCTGCTGATTATCGTGGGCGTGGCACTCGAGACCCTCAAGCAGCTCGAAGCGCAGCTCACCGTGCGGCGCTACGACGGCTTTATCAGCAAGGGCCGCATCCGTGGCCGCCTGAACTGA
- the rplO gene encoding 50S ribosomal protein L15: MKLHELTPAPGSRKNRKRVGRGPGGTDKTAGRGHKGQKARSGAGKGSFFEGGRSTLISRLPKRGFNNVGTTYEVVNLGQLAGLEGETFDRAALELAGLVRRKNRPVKLLGRGELTRAVTVHVDAASESAVRAVEAAGGRVVIAQASSENAEQAPIEQAE, from the coding sequence GTGAAGCTCCACGAACTGACCCCGGCGCCCGGCAGCCGCAAGAACCGCAAGCGCGTGGGCCGTGGCCCCGGCGGCACCGACAAGACCGCCGGTCGCGGGCACAAGGGCCAGAAGGCCCGCAGCGGCGCGGGCAAGGGTTCCTTCTTTGAAGGTGGCCGCAGCACGCTGATCTCGAGGCTGCCCAAGCGCGGCTTCAACAACGTCGGCACGACCTACGAGGTCGTCAACCTTGGTCAGCTTGCCGGGCTGGAAGGGGAGACCTTCGACCGCGCGGCGCTGGAACTGGCTGGACTGGTGCGGCGCAAGAACCGCCCCGTCAAGCTGCTGGGCCGCGGCGAACTGACCCGCGCCGTGACCGTGCACGTGGACGCGGCGAGCGAGTCGGCGGTCCGCGCCGTGGAAGCGGCGGGCGGCCGGGTTGTGATCGCCCAGGCCAGCAGCGAGAACGCCGAGCAGGCCCCGATAGAGCAGGCAGAGTAA
- the rpsE gene encoding 30S ribosomal protein S5 codes for MTFNRRNDRERETSEFEEKMLFVNRTSKTYQGGRRFRFAALVILGDRNGRVGMGIGKAKEVPVAIEKAKAIARKNMISVPVENGTIPHDIVGENSTSRVLLKPAGPGTGVIAGTVPRSIAELAGITNMLSKELGSRNKVNVAYAVFDGLKNLRTAKQVRSARGLDTQPRVAGSAAVSATTEAGAAQAGGAL; via the coding sequence TTGACTTTTAATCGTCGCAATGACCGCGAGCGGGAGACCAGCGAGTTCGAAGAGAAGATGCTCTTCGTCAACCGTACCTCCAAGACCTACCAGGGGGGGCGCCGCTTCCGCTTCGCCGCGCTCGTAATCTTGGGTGACCGCAACGGCCGCGTCGGCATGGGCATCGGCAAGGCCAAGGAAGTGCCCGTCGCCATCGAGAAGGCCAAGGCGATCGCCCGCAAGAACATGATCTCCGTGCCGGTGGAAAACGGCACCATTCCCCACGACATCGTCGGTGAGAACTCCACCAGCCGCGTGCTGCTCAAGCCTGCAGGCCCCGGTACCGGCGTGATCGCGGGCACCGTGCCCCGTTCGATCGCCGAGCTGGCGGGCATCACCAACATGCTCTCCAAGGAACTCGGCAGCCGCAACAAGGTCAACGTGGCCTACGCGGTGTTCGACGGCCTGAAGAACCTGCGCACCGCCAAGCAGGTGCGTTCGGCCCGTGGTCTGGACACCCAGCCCCGCGTGGCGGGTTCTGCTGCGGTTTCGGCGACCACCGAGGCCGGTGCAGCCCAGGCGGGAGGTGCCCTGTGA
- the rplR gene encoding 50S ribosomal protein L18, which yields MANQTAIRRKLRTRRKVRVAAAERPRLSVFRSSKHIYAQIIDDTTGTTLAAASSSAVKTGTKTDTAAAVGRALAEAAVAKGVKQVVFDRAGYKYHGRVKALADAAREGGLDF from the coding sequence ATGGCGAACCAGACTGCCATTCGGCGCAAGCTGCGCACCCGCCGCAAGGTGCGTGTCGCGGCGGCGGAGCGCCCGCGCCTCAGCGTGTTCCGCTCCAGCAAGCACATCTACGCCCAGATTATCGACGACACCACCGGGACCACGCTGGCGGCGGCGAGCAGCAGCGCCGTCAAGACCGGGACCAAGACCGACACCGCCGCGGCGGTGGGCCGGGCGCTGGCCGAGGCCGCCGTGGCCAAGGGTGTCAAGCAGGTCGTGTTCGACCGCGCCGGGTACAAGTACCACGGCCGGGTCAAAGCGCTCGCAGACGCGGCGCGGGAGGGTGGCCTTGACTTTTAA